Proteins encoded together in one Telopea speciosissima isolate NSW1024214 ecotype Mountain lineage chromosome 4, Tspe_v1, whole genome shotgun sequence window:
- the LOC122659920 gene encoding uncharacterized protein LOC122659920: MTAMMGGGGVGAEAQYVMAKTSVWWDIENCQVPKGCDPHAIAQNISSALMKMNYSGPVSISSYGDTNRIPASVQHALSSTGIALNHVPAGVKDASDKKILVDMLFWAVDNPAPANYLLISGDRDFSNALHQLRMRRYNILLAQPQNASAPLLAAAKSVWLWTSLLAGRPPLPNGESSQFANSNDLTNSDILKRPTADPGQINHSVDTISESSTYGSQKFFNSGRIGDNKYKGKLIRRNPSQPNVSRTSSMPVGIPGGQTNGSTNQPGYAQAMQFKEAPHEFYGSHRPKSTSSAPTPAYVPGYPDPSWNNGISFPNNYQHQFSQPLRPANNPMQPSFAPGNLFAPNSHNYQSPQVPPRPDGPTFTSGHPTNVLDISKLNVSEHPSGVHNPSSFQQRNVGEFEPNSIMESSNPAGLSVPQNGQEMQNNVPFYHDPLNNRYPSHGLEFPPPSSSAMGSNPVPSNGVWGTPGCPQPSEYVQGRIGVVLLALNTLKNDKMTPTEANITDCIRYGDPKQRNTDVRKALDCAIEQQMVVKQIVGASQFYVSKNDKLWKCVNPIGGNPKQYPKAIWDGIHKFLTSAVGRSAIMASQCRYEAAAIILRKLCLNDLVLGDMLKILNMITDIKRWIVPHQSGWQPISITVAETDGDVGYQN, encoded by the exons ATGACGGCGATGATGGGCGGAGGCGGAGTAGGAGCGGAAGCGCAGTATGTAATGGCGAAGACATCTGTTTGGTGGGACATAGAGAACTGTCAGGTTCCAAAAGGTTGTGATCCTCACGCGATCGCACAGAATATAAGCTCGGCCTTGATGAAGATGAACTATTCCGGTCCCGTCTCGATCTCATCCTACGGCGATACTAACCGTATCCCTGCCTCCGTCCAGCACGCCCTCTCCAGCACCGGAATCGCGCTCAATCACGTTCCCGCCG GTGTTAAGGATGCCAGTGATAAGAAGATTCTTGTGGATATGCTGTTTTGGGCAGTGGATAATCCTGCTCCTGCAAATTACTTGCTGATTTCTGGTGATCGTGACTTCTCCAATGCACTCCATCAGTTGCGTATGAGGAGATATAATATCCTTCTAGCACAGCCACAAAATGCATCTGCCCCACTTCTTGCCGCCGCCAAGAGTGTCTGGCTTTGGACAAGTCTTCTGGCAGGAAGACCGCCACTTCCAAATGGTGAATCATCGCAGTTTGCTAATAGTAATGATTTAACCAACTCTGACATTTTAAAAAGACCAACAGCTGACCCTGGTCAGATAAACCACTCTGTTGATACTATTTCTGAAAGCTCAACTTACGGGAGTCAAAAATTCTTCAACAGTGGAAGGATTGGTGACAATAAATATAAAGGCAAACTAATTCGGAGAAATCCAAGTCAACCAAACGTATCGAGAACTTCAAGCATGCCGGTTGGGATACCAGGGGGTCAAACCAATGGATCCACTAACCAACCTGGGTATGCACAAGCAATGCAGTTCAAGGAAGCACCTCATGAATTTTACGGTTCTCACAGGCCTAAATCCACCTCAAGTGCACCTACTCCCGCATATGTTCCAGGCTATCCTGATCCTTCTTGGAACAATGGAATATCATTCCCAAACAATTATCAGCATCAGTTTTCACAGCCATTAAGGCCAGCCAACAACCCTATGCAACCTTCTTTTGCACCGGGTAATCTGTTTGCCCCAAATTCTCATAACTATCAATCTCCTCAAGTGCCTCCAAGGCCTGATGGGCCCACCTTTACCTCAGGTCATCCTACAAATGTCCTTGATATCAGTAAGCTGAATGTTTCTGAACATCCTAGCGGTGTTCACAATCCTAGTAGTTTTCAACAACGAAATGTGGGGGAGTTCGAACCAAATTCTATTATGGAGTCTTCAAACCCTGCAGGTTTAAGTGTTCCACAAAATGGACAAGAGATGCAAAACAATGTACCTTTTTACCATGACCCATTGAACAATAGATACCCTTCTCATGGACTGGAATTTCCACCCCCGTCTTCCTCTGCAATGGGTAGTAACCCTGTACCCAGCAATGGTGTTTGGGGAACCCCAGGATGTCCACAGCCTTCTGAATATGTCCAAGGCCGTATAGGGGTTGTATTACTTGCCTTGAACACTTTAAAAAATGATAAGATGACACCAACGGAAGCAAATATAACTGATTGTATTCGTTATGGAGACCCCAAGCAGCGAAATACAGATGTTAGGAAGGCCCTGGACTGTGCGATTGAGCAACAAATGGTGGTGAAGCAAATTGTAGGTGCATCACAGTTTTATGTGAGTAAAAATGACAAACTTTGGAAGTGTGTGAACCCTATAGGTGGTAATCCTAAGCAGTATCCAAAAGCAATATGGGATGGAATCCATAAATTTCTAACTTCCGCTGTTGGGCGTTCTGCTATAATGGCTTCTCAATGCAG GTATGAAGCAGCAGCTATCATCCTAAGGAAATTGTGCTTGAATGATCTTGTACTGGGTGATATGCTCAAGATTTTGAATATGATTACGGACATCAAGAGGTGGATTGTCCCTCATCAATCCGGCTGGCAGCCAATTAGTATTACCGTTGCAGAGACTGATGGAGATGTAGGGTACCAAAACTAG